Proteins encoded by one window of Anopheles maculipalpis chromosome 2RL, idAnoMacuDA_375_x, whole genome shotgun sequence:
- the LOC126567207 gene encoding proteoglycan 4-like, whose amino-acid sequence MFLTNTPKGLLVLAGCTFAQLFGDSQNALAPVGNNRNVLRQGDGTGSHDHTHIETIDVKCDQRNGMLVTVQFEDDFRGVIYSQGYHNDPKCRYVQANQGGKQFTFTVPYDRCGSKPSCAVCASVDNVLVIQTDEEVQEAWDTARRISCSQSEQQQNTIIFKPFVVDQLEVVNVPTSTGGVECWMDIQRGTYPSISPIPSIIKIGEALSVLVYLRDPKGEYDVSVKDCYAFDSPDYDASTTARLQLSDKNGCSRKKKLFGLWQKTTQTGSSGATLVVHNSIKAFKFPDRMQVFLKCDIEICRGGCGPQVCAEENLISTVETSTRRPSPTRGRPTPTTSLAPAVPTRGRRPPVTPAPAQPEYTVPVTQPPRRGTRPPRPVETTPATAPPRRTRPPNTRAPTVVSTTQFTCLPGSTDDRCNDVIVTQRPDCSRGSRDPRCRSRGTRPTPTTTETTPAPLRCFPGSTDPRCPTTFRPSVRPTRPLPSPTTPRFSTTTEEEDDSVPNCLLRSNDPRCEEVSIFLPVIPREQVTTKSPVVPTVPSVTPSTALNCFPGSNDPRCRTPVLRCPPGTTDPRCPGFVRPQEPKETATYLPPVDKPNCYPGSSDPRCPTTVRPTPTTQPPLRCYPGSTDPRCPQTTPRPVPTTTAAPRCYPGSNDPRCPTTPQPTTTTQPPLRCFPGSTDPRCPQTTPRPVPTTTPAPVCYPGSTDPRCPQTTPRPVPTTTSAPRCYPGSNDPRCPTTPRPTATTQPPLRCYPGSTDPRCPQTTPRPVPTTTTAPVCYPGSTDPRCPKPTTTTQPPLRCYPGSTDPRCPQTTPVPTTTQAPVCYPGSTDPRCPQTTPRPVPTTTPAPRCYPGSNDPRCPTTPRPTTTTQPPLRCFPGSTD is encoded by the exons ATGTTTCTTACTAATACCCCGAAAGGACTATTAGTGCTG gCCGGCTGTACCTTTGCGCAGCTGTTTGGAGACAGCCAGAATGCACTCGCACCGGTAGGCAATAACCGAAACGTGCTTCGTCAAGGTGATGGAACCGGCAGCCACGATCACACCCACATCGAGACGATCGATGTAAAATGTGATCAACGTAACGGTATGCTCGTCACAGTGCAATTCGAGGACGATTTCCGTGGTGTTATCTACAGCCAGGGCTATCACAATGATCCCAAGTGCCGGTATGTACAGGCGAACCAGGGTGGAAAGCAGTTTACCTTCACCGTACCGTACGACCGGTGCGGCAGTAAGCCGTCCTGTGCCGTGTGCGCCTCGGTCGATAATGTGCTCGTCATACAGACGGACGAGGAAGTACAGGAGGCCTGGGATACTGCCCGACGTATCTCCTGTAGCCAGAGTGAGCAGCAACAGAACACGATCATATTCAAGCCGTTTGTGGTTGATCAGCTGGAGGTGGTTAATGTGCCTACCTCAACTGGCGGTGTCGAGTGTTGGATGGACATCCAGCGTGGTACTTATCCGAGCATTTCGCCCATTCCGAGCATCATCAAAATCGGAGAGGCGCTCAGTGTGCTGGTGTACTTGCGCGATCCAAAAGGCGAATATGACGTGTCGGTGAAGGATTGTTATGCATTTGATAGCCCTGATTACGATGCATCAACAACCGCTCGCCTTCAGCTGTCGGACAAGAATGGTTGCTCACGCAAGAAAAAACTATTCGGGCTGTGGCAAAAGACGACACAGACGGGCAGCTCAGGCGCTACATTGGTCGTGCACAACAGCATCAAAGCATTCAAGTTCCCCGATCGCATGCAGGTGTTCCTTAAGTGTGACATCGAGATCTGTCGCGGAGGCTGTGGACCGCAGGTATGCGCGGAGGAGAATCTTATCAGCACAGTCGAGACATCTACCAGACGTCCATCGCCGACGCGCGGGCGTCCTACTCCTACGACATCGCTTGCTCCGGCTGTTCCAACACGTGGCCGTCGACCACCGGTAACGCCGGCACCAGCTCAACCGGAATATACGGTCCCGGTAACACAACCTCCCAGAAGAGGTACACGACCACCGCGTCCGGTAGAAACAACTCCAGCGACAGCTCCACCACGGCGCACACGTCCACCTAACACACGGGCCCCTACAGTGGTGTCAACGACACAGTTTACTTGTCTGCCTGGTTCAACAGATGATCGTTGTAATGATGTGATCGTCACTCAGCGTCCAGACTGTTCTCGCGGATCTCGCGATCCACGTTGTCGGTCTCGTGGTACACGACCGacaccaaccaccaccgaAACGACGCCTGCCCCGCTCCGATGTTTCCCCGGCTCAACGGATCCTCGCTGCCCGACCACATTCCGTCCATCAGTACGCCCAACAAGGCCACTTCCTTCGCCGACAACGCCACGCTTCTCTACCACtaccgaagaagaagatgacagTGTACCAAACTGCCTGCTACGATCCAATGACCCGCGCTGTGAAGAAGTATCAATCTTCTTGCCGGTTATTCCACGAGAGCAGGTTACTACGAAATCACCGGTAGTACCCACTGTACCATCAGTAACGCCCAGTACAGCTTTGAACTGTTTCCCGGGATCGAACGATCCACGTTGTAGAACGCCTGTGCTTCGCTGTCCACCGGGAACGACCGACCCTCGTTGTCCAGGATTCGTTCGCCCACAAGAGCCGAAAGAAACTGCTACATACTTACCGCCAGTGGATAAACCTAACTGTTATCCAGGATCAAGTGATCCTCGTTGTCCGACAACCGTGCGTCCGACACCTACCACTCAACCGCCGTTGCGTTGTTACCCCGGATCAACTGATCCTCGGTGTCCTCAAACAACTCCTCGACCAGTGCCAACAACTACAGCAGCTCCACGATGCTATCCGGGATCCAATGATCCTCGATGCCCAACTACTCCACAACCAACGACAACTACTCAGCCACCTCTACGCTGCTTCCCGGGATCGACCGATCCTCGGTGTCCGCAAACCACTCCCCGACCAGTACCAACAACCACACCTGCACCAGTTTGCTATCCAG GATCAACCGATCCTCGTTGCCCACAAACTACTCCTCGTCCAGTACCAACAACCACATCAGCGCCGCGATGCTACCCTGGATCCAATGATCCTCGATGTCCaaccactcctcgaccaaCAGCAACTACACAGCCACCACTCCGTTGCTATCCAGGATCAACCGATCCTCGTTGCCCACAAACTACACCCCGCCCAGTGCCCACTACTACAACAGCACCGGTTTGCTATCCAGGTTCGACAGATCCACGTTGTCCAAAACCAACTACAACGACTCAACCTCCGCTACGCTGCTATCCAGGATCAACCGATCCTCGATGCCCGCAAACTACACCAGTACCAACAACCACACAAGCACCAGTTTGTTATCCGG GATCCACTGATCCTCGGTGTCCTCAAACAACTCCTCGACCAGTGCCAACAACTACACCAGCTCCACGATGCTATCCTGGATCCAATGATCCTCGATGCCCAACTACCCCAAGACCAACGACAACTACTCAGCCACCTCTACGCTGCTTCCCGGGATCGACCGAT